A genomic segment from Triticum dicoccoides isolate Atlit2015 ecotype Zavitan chromosome 1A, WEW_v2.0, whole genome shotgun sequence encodes:
- the LOC119287115 gene encoding ras-related protein Rab7-like isoform X1 codes for MEGGGQYISTSRPAWKPLWKCGAPPKHVHNELTHEKPLIPAEASKHFLSSYAESLLMIRHHPHADLTKGAGMILHDHVDQKFSNQYKATIGADFLTKEVQFEDRLFTLQIWDTAGQERFQSLGVAFYRGADCCVLVYDVNSMKSFDNLNNWREEFLIQASPSDPDNFPFVLLGNKVDVDGGNSRVVSEKKAKAWCASKGNIPYFETSAKDGINVEEAFQCIVKNALKNEPEEELSLSLIMPICQEDYMSWLNPFGRVVGKINYS; via the exons atggagggaggtgggcaatatatttcaacatctAGGCCTGCATGGAAGCCGCTATGGAAATGTGGGGCTCCACCTAAG CATGTTCACAATGAGCTCACCCATGAGAAGCCTTTGATTCCTGCTGAAGCTTCTAAACATTTCCTATCAAGCTATGCAGAATCGTTGCTTATGATTAGGCACCATCCGCATGCAGACCTCACCAAAG GAGCAGGTATGATCCTgcatgaccatgttgaccag AAGTTCAGCAACCAGTACAAGGCTACCATCGGCGCCGATTTCCTCACCAAGGAGGTGCAGTTCGAGGACAGGCTCTTCACCCTACAA ATATGGGATACTGCCGGTCAGGAGAGGTTTCAAAGTCTTGGTGTTGCATTCTACCGCGGAGCAGATTGTTGTGTTCTAGTTTACGATGTTAACTCGATGAAATCATTTGATAATCTGAACAACTGGCGTGAAGAGTTCCTAATTCAG GCTAGCCCATCAGATCCTGATAACTTCCCTTTTGTTCTGCTGGGTAACAAAGTTGATGTAGATGGCGGGAACAGTCGTGTG GTTTCTGAGAAAAAGGCGAAGGCATGGTGTGCCTCTAAAGGGAACATCCCATACTTTGAGACTTCTGCCAAGGATGGAATCAATGTGGAGGAAGCTTTCCAATGTATAGTAAAGAACGCTCTGAAGAACGAGCCAGAGGAAGAACT GTCTTTATCTTTAATCATGCCTATTTGCCAGGAAGATTATATGTCATGGTTGAACCCCTTTGGAAGGGTGGTAGGAAAAATAAATTACTCGTAA
- the LOC119287115 gene encoding ras-related protein Rab7-like isoform X2, with amino-acid sequence MASRRRTLLKVIILGDSGVGKTSLMNQYVNKKFSNQYKATIGADFLTKEVQFEDRLFTLQIWDTAGQERFQSLGVAFYRGADCCVLVYDVNSMKSFDNLNNWREEFLIQASPSDPDNFPFVLLGNKVDVDGGNSRVVSEKKAKAWCASKGNIPYFETSAKDGINVEEAFQCIVKNALKNEPEEELYMPDTVDVVGGNRGQGSSGCC; translated from the exons ATGGCCTCGCGCCGCCGCACCCTCCTCAAGGTCATCATCCTCGGCGACAGCGG GGTTGGGAAGACGTCCTTGATGAACCA ATATGTGAACAAGAAGTTCAGCAACCAGTACAAGGCTACCATCGGCGCCGATTTCCTCACCAAGGAGGTGCAGTTCGAGGACAGGCTCTTCACCCTACAA ATATGGGATACTGCCGGTCAGGAGAGGTTTCAAAGTCTTGGTGTTGCATTCTACCGCGGAGCAGATTGTTGTGTTCTAGTTTACGATGTTAACTCGATGAAATCATTTGATAATCTGAACAACTGGCGTGAAGAGTTCCTAATTCAG GCTAGCCCATCAGATCCTGATAACTTCCCTTTTGTTCTGCTGGGTAACAAAGTTGATGTAGATGGCGGGAACAGTCGTGTG GTTTCTGAGAAAAAGGCGAAGGCATGGTGTGCCTCTAAAGGGAACATCCCATACTTTGAGACTTCTGCCAAGGATGGAATCAATGTGGAGGAAGCTTTCCAATGTATAGTAAAGAACGCTCTGAAGAACGAGCCAGAGGAAGAACT GTATATGCCGGACACCGTGGACGTGGTGGGTGGCAACCGGGGTCAAGGATCATCAGGATGCTGTTAG
- the LOC119321768 gene encoding uncharacterized protein LOC119321768, producing the protein MRMAPAAVGRAHGAWSSAPRALSDRRGLRSPSRVVAATATVRFGARRRRAVGSRVVLCRASGGGGEWEPAGSPWDGRMVDEGMAALRRRIREVEDEEVEEPEEEEEEGGVDVFVPPGEWTELERRHHGLYVAGVREALGILFALLVRARPGLGAGVVALVLLSVPATVLLVSAELVRAVHSISAAVLSGRM; encoded by the coding sequence atGCGCATGGCGCCGGCGGCGGTAGGAAGAGCCCACGGCGCTTGGAGCAGCGCACCGCGCGCGCTCTCCGACCGGCGCGGCCTCCGGTCACCATCTCGCGTCGTCGCCGCCACGGCGACGGTTCGGTTCGGCGCTCGTCGTCGTCGCGCAGTTGGGAGCAGAGTGGTCCTCTGCCGCGCGTCTGGGGGCGGCGGCGAGTGGGAGCCCGCGGGCTCGCCGTGGGACGGCCGGATGGTGGACGAGGGCATGGCCGCGCTGCGGCGGCGCATCCGCGAGGTGGAGGACGAGGAAGTggaagagccagaggaggaggaggaggagggcggcgtGGACGTCTTCGTGCCCCCGGGCGAGTGGACGGAGCTGGAGCGGCGGCACCACGGGCTGTACGTCGCGGGCGTGCGCGAGGCGCTCGGCATCCTGTTCGCGCTGCTGGTGCGCGCGCGGCCGGGGCTCGGCGCGGGGGTCGTGGCGCTGGTGCTGCTCAGCGTGCCGGCCACGGTGCTCCTCGTGTCCGCCGAGCTCGTCCGGGCTGTCCACTCCATCTCCGCCGCCGTGCTCAGCGGCAGAATGTAG